Proteins from one Candidatus Neomarinimicrobiota bacterium genomic window:
- a CDS encoding PKD domain-containing protein, translated as MKAFFSVFVLSILLFGTLLNAAVLEVPDGHATIGDAVTTAATGDTILVFPGMYTETTTIQDKDLVIGSLFLTTGDTSYIASTVIKPATGAVFKYLGSMSQRSRLVGFTVDANGLDLSEIIFAATGADISLENLRITGNGATDLNRVAVRVRASAALLDHVRIYGNDGTGLYAEASTVIITNSQFSNNGKTGISIKDASLEVSDSDIRHNGYGGILASSSELSIREVNIVGNTSYSGAGINTNYTSAIIERTLIAENKTQTGSTSAGGGLYFFASNSTKIINCTIVNNEANVYAGGIFAFSSSVVKIINSILWGNNANGLPEIGSWSLANVHVGYSNIRGGPSAQKAMYNGVFTWYDNILGADITGDNPSLDENYLLSAGSPGIDQGAALYSMGEDLMVDMPAGSWNGAAPDLGIHEFIGAVPAIVADFTVLTAPHGPAPLSVRFSDMSIAENTTITSWHWDFGDGGGSTLQAPAHTYESPGSFSVSLTVSDGELADTRTVDEMVTVFPPEIQANFSFTPDSGVVPFFVQFTDLSTGTISNHLWDFGDGGSSTQTNPAYIYETPGNYTLTLIVSNDFTSDTLTVSGAVTVSAAASHNTWHVATTGSDETGEGTEANPWAGIQKGIDMAMEGDTILVKDGVYVSPVQGQELIGKALVILSENGPENCIIRAASKHSGEGFLINQVGQNAVVSGFTLLNFYDGFFVMNASPVIEHCIIDSSTYGIMTSRDWSAVEGQSPTSPLIRYNLIKNSELDGIQSFEEGSPWIINNTIVHNGDFGIQTGFTNAHVYNNIIAYNLTGLSDAIPDEGIVEHGYNLLWDNTTQYTGVNPDVGEIESDPLLDGSTYHLTSGSPAIDSGHPDYPPDPDGTRPDMGAFYFHQEPADWYATIHADVTVGRAPLVVNFTDQSTGNPISWNWNFGDESMSTSQHPSHTYPEPGTYSVSLEVSNGTEIRTVENNAYITVLEPIKQNPVDSPFEQLTSLPGTEGDHYRDGAFISKDIVYIVTDKNQLYKTTDGGTTWNDISPEQGTDFSGLGASPRVSFINESIGAVAFSLDDGSNNYNYDIVFGYVWCTTDGGQTWSQRFDVNDDMVAHLQQVNETTLYVSGAARLGVTSTRWFKKIIRDPNTGTYSLSNITPTSTSRPHVYSGHWLNQNTGVVMARLNVAPWTMEPFITRNGGQTWTSVQGNLPVLNNTTVSFSDRTIQMLGENSIIIAHGEPQGDSTVTRIRRTDNGGITWYNATFDKTPYQLVNIRLDAKSGVGFATGWYGDKALYRTRDYGASWEQYAPDNISNDLVFYGVDIALDGTAWAFGHYQNLWRSRTTMTPEFIADMTEGPIPLEVHFTDLTVPGMAPVTGIHWDFGDGGVSDEQHPVHVYTIPGDFTVTLTATDSTGDYSITKENYISTGLNASAIVSTVLDVPEDQGGWVTVTFSRSFYDTLRPPAVTEEDSVGIYTVEILDGERWTAANSTAAYGQDSYQILVHTYSDSSVHGDGLHDFRIISALPGGRFISPVVQGYSIDNLAPGIPDGLAGEWLASDELKISWDPSNTPDLGYYILWKSQDPEFDPQTTDYLAELIDTVYIDTEVQPGIHYYYRLAAVDYNGNMSPVSQVLDLQTTGIDSRGGIPKTFALDSNYPNPFNPTTIIPYQIPENSRVTISVYDLSGRRIQTLVDTPQIPGYYDITWDGTDNYGSQIATGVYIIHMHANKFTQSRKVVFIK; from the coding sequence ATGAAGGCATTTTTTTCGGTGTTTGTACTATCCATATTACTATTTGGTACTTTGTTGAATGCTGCCGTCCTTGAAGTTCCGGACGGTCATGCAACAATCGGTGATGCTGTAACTACAGCGGCTACCGGGGACACAATCCTGGTGTTTCCGGGGATGTATACCGAAACCACGACAATCCAGGATAAGGATCTGGTTATTGGTTCCTTGTTCCTGACCACCGGTGATACGTCGTATATCGCATCAACTGTTATCAAGCCTGCTACCGGAGCGGTGTTTAAATATTTAGGATCAATGAGCCAGCGATCACGCCTCGTCGGGTTCACCGTGGATGCAAACGGATTGGATCTTTCGGAGATTATCTTTGCAGCCACCGGAGCTGATATTTCACTGGAAAACCTTCGGATTACCGGGAATGGGGCTACAGATCTCAATCGGGTAGCCGTGCGGGTTAGGGCTTCTGCCGCGCTGCTTGACCATGTACGGATATACGGAAACGATGGGACCGGACTATATGCGGAAGCAAGCACCGTAATTATCACAAATTCACAATTTTCAAACAACGGGAAAACCGGGATTAGCATCAAAGATGCCAGCCTGGAAGTGTCAGACTCTGACATCAGGCATAATGGATATGGTGGAATTCTGGCGAGCAGTTCCGAACTATCTATTCGCGAGGTGAACATCGTTGGAAATACCTCATATTCAGGGGCGGGAATTAATACGAATTATACCAGTGCCATCATTGAGCGAACTTTGATTGCGGAGAACAAGACACAAACCGGGTCGACATCCGCAGGGGGAGGTCTGTATTTTTTTGCGTCCAACTCTACCAAAATTATTAATTGTACAATTGTCAATAATGAAGCAAACGTTTATGCCGGTGGCATATTTGCCTTCTCATCATCTGTGGTAAAAATCATCAATAGCATTTTGTGGGGTAATAATGCAAACGGCCTTCCGGAAATAGGCAGCTGGTCTCTGGCAAATGTCCATGTTGGCTATTCCAATATCCGGGGAGGACCATCTGCTCAAAAAGCCATGTATAATGGTGTCTTTACCTGGTATGATAATATTTTGGGTGCAGATATCACCGGCGATAATCCCTCCCTGGATGAAAACTATCTTTTGTCGGCCGGTTCGCCTGGTATTGACCAGGGCGCAGCCCTTTATTCCATGGGGGAGGACCTTATGGTGGATATGCCTGCAGGCAGCTGGAATGGTGCAGCGCCGGATTTGGGCATCCATGAATTTATTGGTGCTGTCCCTGCAATTGTCGCCGATTTTACAGTCCTCACGGCGCCTCACGGACCGGCACCGCTTTCTGTCCGGTTCTCGGATATGTCCATTGCCGAGAATACAACCATTACGTCGTGGCACTGGGATTTCGGTGACGGAGGAGGAAGTACGCTGCAAGCCCCGGCTCACACGTATGAATCACCGGGTAGTTTTTCGGTTTCGCTCACGGTTTCCGACGGAGAGCTTGCCGATACACGAACCGTTGATGAAATGGTCACAGTTTTTCCGCCAGAGATTCAGGCGAATTTCAGTTTTACCCCCGATTCCGGCGTCGTTCCATTTTTCGTGCAATTCACGGACCTCTCCACCGGGACAATCAGTAATCATCTCTGGGATTTTGGCGATGGGGGAAGCAGTACCCAAACCAATCCTGCTTACATCTACGAAACGCCTGGCAATTATACGCTCACGCTGATTGTTTCCAATGATTTCACCTCAGACACGCTAACAGTTTCCGGTGCGGTGACTGTTTCTGCCGCCGCGTCCCACAACACCTGGCATGTGGCTACAACGGGATCTGATGAGACCGGAGAAGGCACGGAAGCAAATCCCTGGGCAGGCATTCAGAAGGGTATCGATATGGCAATGGAAGGGGATACCATTTTAGTGAAGGATGGGGTGTATGTGAGTCCCGTTCAGGGACAGGAATTGATCGGCAAAGCGTTGGTCATCCTTTCGGAAAACGGCCCCGAAAATTGCATTATCAGGGCTGCCAGCAAGCATTCGGGCGAAGGCTTTCTCATAAACCAGGTCGGACAAAATGCCGTGGTTTCAGGCTTCACTCTTCTCAATTTTTATGACGGCTTTTTCGTGATGAATGCGTCGCCGGTCATCGAACATTGTATTATCGACAGCAGTACCTACGGTATTATGACATCCCGGGATTGGTCCGCCGTAGAAGGACAAAGTCCCACGTCACCCCTTATCCGTTACAACCTGATAAAAAATTCTGAACTCGACGGCATCCAGTCGTTTGAAGAGGGAAGTCCATGGATCATTAATAATACCATCGTCCATAACGGGGACTTCGGAATCCAAACCGGATTCACCAATGCACACGTATATAACAACATAATTGCGTACAACCTGACCGGATTATCGGATGCGATCCCGGATGAAGGGATAGTGGAGCACGGCTATAACCTGCTGTGGGACAATACAACCCAATACACGGGTGTTAATCCGGATGTTGGTGAAATTGAAAGCGACCCTCTCCTTGACGGGAGCACGTACCATCTCACCTCAGGATCACCAGCTATTGATTCCGGTCATCCGGATTATCCGCCGGATCCGGACGGTACCCGACCGGATATGGGGGCTTTTTATTTTCATCAGGAACCGGCAGACTGGTACGCTACAATCCATGCCGACGTGACTGTCGGGCGAGCGCCTCTGGTTGTAAATTTCACGGACCAGAGTACGGGGAATCCTATCAGCTGGAACTGGAATTTCGGTGACGAATCCATGTCGACCAGCCAACACCCGTCGCACACCTACCCAGAGCCCGGAACCTACTCCGTTTCTCTGGAAGTGTCTAATGGGACGGAAATCCGTACAGTGGAAAACAATGCGTATATCACAGTTCTTGAACCGATTAAACAGAATCCTGTCGATTCACCGTTTGAGCAGTTGACTTCACTCCCCGGAACCGAGGGTGACCACTACCGGGACGGGGCATTTATCTCCAAAGATATAGTCTATATCGTCACGGATAAAAACCAACTCTATAAAACCACAGACGGCGGTACAACCTGGAATGACATCTCCCCGGAGCAGGGGACGGACTTTTCCGGTTTGGGTGCATCGCCCCGGGTGAGTTTTATCAATGAAAGCATCGGCGCTGTGGCATTTTCTCTGGATGACGGTTCCAATAATTACAATTACGACATCGTATTCGGGTATGTTTGGTGCACGACGGACGGAGGACAGACCTGGTCCCAGCGTTTTGACGTCAATGATGATATGGTCGCACATCTTCAACAGGTTAACGAAACTACCCTGTATGTGAGCGGTGCGGCAAGATTGGGCGTAACCAGCACCCGTTGGTTCAAAAAGATAATCCGGGACCCAAACACGGGGACATACTCCCTAAGTAATATTACACCCACATCGACAAGCCGACCGCACGTGTACAGCGGTCACTGGCTGAACCAGAATACCGGTGTAGTGATGGCACGCCTGAATGTGGCACCCTGGACTATGGAGCCTTTTATCACAAGAAACGGCGGTCAGACCTGGACTTCCGTCCAGGGAAATCTGCCTGTACTAAACAACACTACTGTGAGTTTCAGTGACCGGACAATCCAAATGCTGGGCGAAAACAGTATCATTATCGCACATGGGGAACCACAGGGTGATTCCACCGTCACACGCATTCGCAGGACGGATAACGGAGGTATTACCTGGTATAATGCCACATTCGATAAGACGCCGTATCAGCTTGTCAATATTCGGCTTGACGCAAAAAGCGGTGTGGGATTTGCCACAGGATGGTATGGCGATAAGGCTCTGTACAGAACCCGGGATTACGGTGCATCCTGGGAGCAATACGCGCCTGATAATATCTCCAATGATTTGGTTTTCTACGGTGTTGATATTGCCCTTGACGGCACTGCCTGGGCTTTTGGTCACTATCAGAATCTGTGGCGATCCCGGACTACAATGACTCCGGAATTTATCGCCGATATGACAGAAGGGCCCATCCCGCTTGAAGTCCATTTTACGGATCTCACCGTTCCCGGCATGGCTCCCGTTACCGGGATCCATTGGGATTTCGGAGATGGAGGCGTTTCGGATGAACAACATCCGGTGCATGTGTATACGATACCTGGGGATTTTACCGTTACGCTCACGGCCACTGACAGCACCGGCGATTATTCGATTACGAAGGAAAACTATATCAGTACCGGTCTGAATGCATCCGCCATTGTTTCCACTGTTCTCGATGTGCCTGAAGACCAGGGTGGCTGGGTTACGGTGACCTTCAGCAGGAGCTTTTATGACACGCTCCGGCCGCCTGCAGTAACTGAAGAGGATTCGGTGGGTATTTACACCGTTGAAATCCTGGACGGAGAACGCTGGACTGCAGCAAATTCCACTGCAGCATACGGGCAGGACAGTTACCAGATCCTGGTCCATACCTATTCAGACTCTTCCGTGCATGGTGACGGACTCCACGATTTCCGGATAATCTCGGCATTGCCCGGTGGACGATTTATCAGTCCGGTGGTGCAGGGCTATTCCATAGATAACCTGGCTCCTGGGATTCCGGATGGCCTTGCCGGGGAATGGCTGGCATCCGATGAACTGAAGATCTCCTGGGATCCCAGCAATACACCTGATCTCGGGTATTACATTCTCTGGAAGTCCCAGGACCCGGAATTTGACCCACAGACCACCGATTACCTGGCAGAATTAATCGATACGGTCTACATCGATACCGAGGTGCAGCCGGGAATTCACTATTACTATCGTCTGGCGGCTGTGGATTATAACGGAAATATGTCACCGGTTTCCCAGGTATTGGACCTCCAGACCACTGGGATAGATTCCCGGGGAGGTATACCGAAGACTTTCGCACTCGACTCCAATTATCCGAACCCGTTTAATCCAACCACGATCATTCCGTACCAGATCCCTGAAAACAGCAGAGTAACCATCTCTGTGTACGATTTGTCCGGTCGACGAATCCAAACACTGGTGGACACTCCGCAGATACCAGGCTATTACGATATTACCTGGGATGGTACCGATAATTACGGTTCCCAGATCGCCACCGGTGTGTACATCATCCATATGCATGCCAATAAATTTACCCAAAGCCGGAAAGTGGTATTCATAAAGTAG
- a CDS encoding aldo/keto reductase, translating into MPALSQKFYLKKAGLEIPPIIFGTSSLGNLYEALSWEIKRAIVSETVESVEPPVVLDTAGKYGAGLALETIGKLLRELEVTSDDVLISNKLGWLRTPLQGDEPTFEPGVWKDLKHDARQDISYDGILRAWEQGAELLGEEYSPELVSVHDPDVYLAQATNKSERAKLLDDILGAYQALEELKDAGETSAVGVGSKDWKVIRELHTNVDLDWVMFANSFTVWSHPKELLAFMEELAADDVYIINSAVFHSGFLVGSNFFDYKKIYTDHIEHRSKFHWREKFFAICSKFNVSPAVACIQFGMSPSQVSSISLNTSKPERIRANIRAIQIELPAEFWEAMKDEGLIDRDYQYV; encoded by the coding sequence ATGCCTGCGTTATCACAAAAATTCTACCTGAAAAAGGCTGGCCTGGAAATACCACCCATTATTTTCGGCACCAGCAGTCTCGGAAACCTGTACGAAGCCCTTTCATGGGAAATAAAACGGGCGATAGTTTCGGAGACGGTAGAATCCGTTGAACCACCGGTTGTACTCGATACCGCAGGGAAATATGGGGCAGGGCTGGCGCTGGAGACCATCGGGAAATTACTCCGGGAACTGGAAGTTACCAGTGATGATGTCCTCATAAGCAACAAGCTGGGGTGGCTCAGAACGCCGCTTCAGGGTGACGAGCCGACCTTTGAGCCCGGAGTGTGGAAAGACTTGAAGCACGACGCCAGGCAGGATATCAGCTATGACGGAATCCTGCGGGCCTGGGAGCAGGGTGCCGAACTGCTCGGCGAGGAATACTCACCTGAGCTGGTTTCGGTACACGACCCGGATGTATATTTGGCGCAGGCCACCAATAAATCCGAACGGGCGAAATTATTAGATGACATCCTCGGCGCCTATCAGGCATTGGAGGAATTGAAGGATGCCGGAGAGACCTCTGCGGTCGGAGTGGGTTCAAAGGATTGGAAGGTTATCCGGGAACTGCATACTAATGTCGATTTAGACTGGGTAATGTTCGCCAACAGTTTTACCGTCTGGAGCCACCCAAAAGAGTTGTTGGCATTCATGGAGGAGCTGGCTGCTGATGACGTTTACATTATAAATTCTGCCGTTTTCCATTCGGGATTTTTGGTCGGAAGCAATTTTTTCGATTATAAAAAAATTTACACCGATCATATCGAACATCGGTCTAAATTTCATTGGCGAGAAAAATTCTTTGCTATTTGTAGTAAATTCAACGTGAGCCCGGCGGTGGCATGTATTCAATTTGGTATGTCACCCTCACAGGTGAGCAGCATATCACTCAACACGTCGAAGCCGGAACGAATACGGGCAAATATCAGGGCGATTCAAATTGAACTGCCAGCGGAATTTTGGGAGGCAATGAAGGATGAAGGGCTGATTGATCGGGATTATCAGTATGTTTGA
- a CDS encoding amidohydrolase family protein, which yields MILDSHQHFWHYSPEEFDWISNEMTRIRQDFLPGDLTPILQKNRIDGTIAVQARQTTEETDWLIDLADQHKFIKGVVGWVPLAEENVEQYLEKYGAVDCVKGVRHVIHDEPDDQYILRGDFNQGVGLLKNYDLVYDILVFEKHLPQTIAFVDRHPEQIFVLDHVGKPRIKDNVLEPWRTHITELAERENVCCKLSGMVTESDFTSWKKEQLQQYFNVILKSFGADRLLFGSDWPVCLVAAEYEEWLQIVHNFISTLSETKQRRILCKTAREVYGI from the coding sequence ATGATATTAGACTCCCACCAACATTTCTGGCACTATTCACCTGAGGAATTCGACTGGATTTCCAACGAGATGACTCGTATCCGTCAGGATTTCCTGCCCGGTGATCTGACGCCGATCCTCCAAAAAAACCGTATCGATGGTACTATCGCCGTGCAGGCCAGGCAGACAACGGAGGAGACCGACTGGCTTATCGATCTTGCAGATCAGCACAAATTTATCAAAGGCGTCGTCGGCTGGGTGCCGCTCGCTGAGGAAAATGTAGAGCAATATCTGGAGAAATACGGTGCGGTCGATTGTGTCAAGGGCGTGCGCCACGTGATTCACGACGAGCCGGACGATCAGTATATTCTCCGGGGCGATTTTAACCAGGGGGTAGGTCTTCTCAAAAATTATGATTTAGTGTACGATATCCTGGTCTTCGAAAAGCACTTACCGCAGACTATCGCATTTGTAGACAGGCATCCGGAACAAATTTTCGTTCTCGACCACGTTGGAAAACCGAGGATTAAAGATAATGTACTGGAACCCTGGCGAACTCATATTACCGAATTGGCGGAGAGAGAAAATGTTTGCTGCAAACTTTCGGGTATGGTTACAGAGTCAGACTTTACTTCCTGGAAAAAAGAACAGTTACAGCAGTATTTTAATGTAATACTTAAATCCTTTGGTGCTGATAGATTACTGTTTGGATCGGACTGGCCGGTCTGTCTTGTAGCCGCAGAATATGAGGAGTGGTTGCAGATCGTACATAATTTTATTTCAACGCTATCCGAAACCAAGCAAAGACGAATACTTTGCAAAACAGCCAGAGAGGTTTACGGGATTTAG